The Microcebus murinus isolate Inina chromosome 4, M.murinus_Inina_mat1.0, whole genome shotgun sequence genome has a segment encoding these proteins:
- the DHCR7 gene encoding 7-dehydrocholesterol reductase, producing the protein MAAKSQPNAPKTKSPASVTNGRAASQGQWGRAWEVDWFSLVSVIFLLLFAPIIVYYFVMACDQYSCALTAPVVDIATGRARLADIWAKTPPMTKKAAQLYALWVTLQVLLYMWLPDFCHKFVPGYVGGVQEGAVTPSGVVNKYEINGLQAWLITHLLWFAGAHLLSWFPPTIIFDNWIPLLWCANILGYAVSTFAMIKSYFFPTSTKDCKFTSNFFYNYMMGIELNPRIGKWFDFKLFFNGRPGIVAWTLINLSFAAKQQELYGQVTNSMVLVNVLQAIYVLDYFWNEAWYLKTMDICHDHFGWYLGWGDCVWLPYLYTLQGLYLVYHPVQLSTAHAAGVLLLGLLGYYIFRMANHQKDLFRRTDGRCLIWGRKPKAIECSYTSADGQKHHSKLLVSGFWGMARHFNYTGDLMGSLAYCLACGGGHLLPYFYVIYMAVLLVHRCLRDEHRCASKYGKDWERYTAAVPCRLLPGVF; encoded by the exons ATGGCTGCAAAATCCCAGCCCAACGCTCCCAAAACCAAGAGCCCGGCCAGCGTCACCAATGGCAGGGCTGCGTCTCAAGGGCAGTGGGGCCGTGCCTG GGAGGTGGATTGGTTTTCCTTGGTGAGCGTCATCTTCCTGCTGCTCTTCGCGCCCATCATCGTGTACTACTTCGTCATGGCCTGTGACCAGTACAGCTGCGCTCTGACTGCCCCCGTGGTGGACATCGCCACCGGCCGTGCTCGGCTCGCAGACATCTGGGCCAAGACCCCGCCCATGACAAAGAAAGCGGCCCAGCTCTATGCCCTGTGGGTCACCTTGCAG GTGCTTTTGTACATGTGGCTTCCTGACTTCTGCCATAAGTTTGTGCCTGGCTATGTAGGGGGAGTCCAGGAGGGGGCCGTGACGCCTTCAG GGGTTGTGAACAAGTACGAAATCAATGGCCTGCAAGCCTGGCTCATCACGCACCTCCTCTGGTTCGCCGGCGCCCACCTCCTGTCCTGGTTCCCGCCCACCATCATCTTCGACAACTGGATACCGCTGCTGTGGTGCGCCAACATCCTCGGCTACGCCGTGTCCACCTTCGCAATGATCAAGAGCTACTTCTTCCCCACCAGTACCAAAGACTG caaattCACAAGCAATTTCTTTTACAACTACATGATGGGCATTGAGCTTAACCCCCGGATTGGGAAGTGGTTTGACTTCAAGTTGTTCTTCAACGGACGCCCCGGGATTGTGGCTTGGACCCTCATCAACCTGTCCTTTGCGGCTAAGCAGCAGGAGCTCTACGGCCAAGTGACCAACTCCATGGTCTTGGTCAACGTCCTGCAG GCCATCTACGTGCTGGACTACTTCTGGAACGAAGCCTGGTACCTGAAAACCATGGACATCTGCCACGACCACTTTGGGTGGTACCTGGGCTGGGGCGACTGCGTCTGGCTGCCGTACCTTTACACGCTGCAG GGTCTGTACTTGGTCTACCACCCCGTGCAGCTCTCAACCGCCCACGCCGCGGGCGTCCTGCTGCTGGGCCTGCTGGGCTACTACATCTTCCGCATGGCCAACCACCAGAAGGACCTGTTCCGGCGCACGGACGGCCGCTGCCTCATCTGGGGCAGGAAGCCCAAGGCCATCGAGTGCTCGTACACGTCTGCCGACGGGCAGAAGCACCACAGCAAGCTGCTGGTGTCGGGCTTCTGGGGCATGGCCCGCCACTTCAACTACACGGGCGACCTGATGGGCAGCCTGGCCTACTGCCTGGCCTGCGGGGGCGGCCACCTGCTGCCCTACTTCTACGTCATCTACATGGCCGTCCTGCTGGTCCACCGCTGCCTGCGGGACGAGCACCGCTGCGCCAGCAAGTACGGCAAGGACTGGGAGCGCTACACCGCCGCAGTGCCCTGCCGCCTGCTGCCCGGGGTCTTCTGA